A region of the Gemmatimonadota bacterium genome:
AATCGCAGGCGCGGGTTAAAGACAAATTGATTGTATATCGATAAAGTGAAAAGAATCATGAAAGTACTCGTCATAGGTCTGGATTGCGCGTCGCCCGAACTGATCTTTCAGCGATTTCGAGATGACCTGTCCACCATCAACAACCTGATCCAGACCGGAATTTACGGCAACCTCAAAAGCACCATCCCGCCCATAACCATTCCCGCCTGGATGAGCATGGTAACGGGCAAAGACCCCGGCACGCTGGGATTTTACGGACTGCGCAACCGCGCCGATTACTCCTACAACCGTCTATCTATCGCCAACTCAACGCTCGTGCACGACGATACGGTTTGGGACATCATTTCTGCTGTGGGCAAAAAAGTAATTCTCGTAGGCGTGCCCCAAACCTATCCCCCCCAGCCAGTCAACGGCTGTCTGATCGCCTCTTTTCTCACGCCGAGCAACGACAGTTCCTATACCTATCCCGACAGTCTGAAAGCCGAAATCGAGCGCGTATCCGATGGCTATATCATCGATGTGCGCGATTTTCGCACAGATGACAAAGCGCGCTTGCTCCGCGAAATCTACACCATGACCGAAAAGCGATTTCGCGTGACGCGGCATCTCCTGCAAACCCGCGAATGGGATTTTTGCATGCATGTGGAAATGGGCACAGATCGCATCCACCACGGATTCTGGCGCTTTCTCGATCAAACCCACCGAAAACACGATCCCAATTCTGAATATGTGAACGCCATCCGCGACTATTACCGGTATCTCGATGGTGAAATCGCATCCCTGATTGATTTGGCGGGTAAAGACACTGCCATTCTCCTCGTCTCAGACCACGGCGCCAAGCGCATAGATGGCGGTATCTGCATCAACGAATGGTTGATCCGCGAAGGGTATTTGACACTAAAAAAATATCCCCAGGAGCCTATGGCTTATGAGGATCTCGAAATCGACTGGGCAAAAACCACAGC
Encoded here:
- a CDS encoding phosphodiesterase; translated protein: MKVLVIGLDCASPELIFQRFRDDLSTINNLIQTGIYGNLKSTIPPITIPAWMSMVTGKDPGTLGFYGLRNRADYSYNRLSIANSTLVHDDTVWDIISAVGKKVILVGVPQTYPPQPVNGCLIASFLTPSNDSSYTYPDSLKAEIERVSDGYIIDVRDFRTDDKARLLREIYTMTEKRFRVTRHLLQTREWDFCMHVEMGTDRIHHGFWRFLDQTHRKHDPNSEYVNAIRDYYRYLDGEIASLIDLAGKDTAILLVSDHGAKRIDGGICINEWLIREGYLTLKKYPQEPMAYEDLEIDWAKTTAWGEGGYYARIFLNIAGREPKGIVPPEQYNVLRDELSKKIVNIPDDKGNPLPTRVFKPEDIYSTINNIPPDLIAYFGDLHWRSVGTIGHRAIHTLENDTGPDDANHAQHGIFILKDGTHTGERYNLEIRDIAPTILGLMDIPAPTDMQGQTIVNTPSTPASPDAQPSHTDDEVYTEDEKKALEDRLRALGYL